From the genome of Populus trichocarpa isolate Nisqually-1 chromosome 15, P.trichocarpa_v4.1, whole genome shotgun sequence, one region includes:
- the LOC7457623 gene encoding uncharacterized protein LOC7457623 isoform X2: protein MLCDYASSLENNLLEENIQTSASSSRLTFSSNAGALPAPSSEPSTPALIGSQEVQRPPRNAASPSSQQRSNGISGVAELASGLGISKGIHTEEETSNRTSWLKPAFLMRTRSATNNVVQQILVYLQPAP from the exons ATGTTGTGTGACTATGCCTCCAGTTTGGAAAACAACTTACTTGAAGAGAATATCCAG ACTTCAGCATCCAGTTCACGGCTAACATTCTCATcaaat GCTGGGGCATTGCCTGCTCCATCAAGTGAACCATCAACTCCTGCTTTGATTGGATCTCAAGAG GTTCAAAGGCCCCCTCGTAATGCTGCATCACCCTCAAGCCAGCAG AGAAGTAACGGGATTTCAGGAGTGGCTGAGCTTGCTAGCGGCCTCGGGATTTCTAAAGGTATCCATACAGAAGAAGAAACAAGTAATAGAACGAGTTGGTTGAAACCTGCATTTCTTATGAGAACACGTAGCGCAACAAACAATGTAGTGCAGCAAATATTGGTGTATTTGCAACCAGCACCATGA
- the LOC7457623 gene encoding uncharacterized protein LOC7457623 isoform X1 gives MPPVWKTTYLKRISRHVIIFLFPFGLFNTLLLNFTVHHGPQILQTSASSSRLTFSSNAGALPAPSSEPSTPALIGSQEVQRPPRNAASPSSQQRSNGISGVAELASGLGISKGIHTEEETSNRTSWLKPAFLMRTRSATNNVVQQILVYLQPAP, from the exons ATGCCTCCAGTTTGGAAAACAACTTACTTGAAGAGAATATCCAGGCATGTCATcatctttttgtttccttttggcCTTTTCAATACTCTGTTACTGAACTTTACCGTTCACCATGGTCCACAAATTCTGCAGACTTCAGCATCCAGTTCACGGCTAACATTCTCATcaaat GCTGGGGCATTGCCTGCTCCATCAAGTGAACCATCAACTCCTGCTTTGATTGGATCTCAAGAG GTTCAAAGGCCCCCTCGTAATGCTGCATCACCCTCAAGCCAGCAG AGAAGTAACGGGATTTCAGGAGTGGCTGAGCTTGCTAGCGGCCTCGGGATTTCTAAAGGTATCCATACAGAAGAAGAAACAAGTAATAGAACGAGTTGGTTGAAACCTGCATTTCTTATGAGAACACGTAGCGCAACAAACAATGTAGTGCAGCAAATATTGGTGTATTTGCAACCAGCACCATGA